A portion of the Pseudoalteromonas luteoviolacea genome contains these proteins:
- a CDS encoding DUF819 domain-containing protein, which produces MIQDGFAFIAFLMFISSVIIWYEDKYKNGPFFKYVPAVIIIYFSAMVMSTLGVWEMTESVKQARSEVKTAILPAMIFLMLLRADLRDIVKLGPKLLGTFFAATLSIVLGFIVSFALFQTYLNDNAALTFGALAGSWIGGTQNMVAVQQSLGLNDAGMGYTLLIDSIDYAMWIMFLLALVPFAHKFNAWTKADTSTLDDLQEKLSLSNEKIRKETTFPDMMLLLGSAFGLSALAIYVSGLLPHNAVLTGTTWSIMIVTLVGVICAMTPLGKLPGSPQLSNVLLYTLVGLIAANADFAELTQAPAYILAGFVILLIHGAILTTIAKIFKLDLFTCGIASLANIGGVASSPVLAAAYSQTLVPVAILMALMGVIIGTGAGIGVAMLLQAM; this is translated from the coding sequence ATGATCCAAGACGGTTTTGCGTTTATTGCATTCTTAATGTTTATATCAAGTGTGATAATTTGGTATGAAGATAAATATAAAAACGGACCATTTTTCAAGTATGTTCCCGCGGTGATCATTATCTATTTTTCAGCGATGGTTATGTCAACATTAGGCGTCTGGGAAATGACAGAGTCTGTCAAACAAGCTCGCTCAGAAGTAAAAACAGCGATTTTACCGGCCATGATCTTTTTGATGTTACTCAGAGCTGATTTAAGAGATATTGTAAAACTCGGACCAAAACTTTTAGGTACATTTTTCGCGGCAACGTTGAGTATTGTACTTGGATTCATCGTCTCATTTGCATTATTCCAGACTTACTTAAATGACAATGCAGCGCTCACATTCGGTGCCTTAGCGGGCAGTTGGATTGGTGGCACACAAAACATGGTTGCGGTCCAGCAGTCTTTAGGACTCAATGATGCTGGTATGGGTTATACGTTGCTCATCGACTCTATTGATTATGCAATGTGGATAATGTTCTTATTAGCTCTGGTCCCATTTGCACACAAATTTAACGCGTGGACCAAAGCCGATACCAGTACACTTGACGATCTGCAAGAAAAGCTCTCCCTATCTAATGAAAAAATCAGAAAAGAAACAACATTTCCAGATATGATGCTGTTATTAGGTAGTGCATTTGGCCTCTCGGCACTGGCGATTTATGTCTCAGGTTTATTACCTCACAATGCCGTACTAACAGGCACGACTTGGAGCATTATGATCGTGACCCTTGTTGGGGTGATCTGTGCGATGACACCTCTTGGCAAGCTTCCAGGTTCTCCACAACTTTCGAATGTCTTACTGTATACTTTAGTCGGGCTGATTGCTGCCAATGCAGACTTTGCAGAGCTGACCCAAGCGCCCGCATATATTTTAGCGGGTTTTGTAATTCTGCTGATCCATGGTGCGATCCTGACCACCATAGCCAAAATTTTCAAACTAGACCTCTTTACCTGTGGCATAGCATCGCTTGCAAATATTGGGGGAGTTGCGTCTTCACCTGTGCTCGCCGCAGCCTATAGCCAAACTTTAGTGCCTGTTGCAATCTTGATGGCATTGATGGGCGTTATCATTGGTACTGGTGCAGGCATTGGGGTAGCTATGTTGCTACAAGCTATGTAA